The following are encoded together in the Nocardia sp. XZ_19_385 genome:
- a CDS encoding NUDIX hydrolase — MTAESLHASATKLLETWNPATGPERSLREAVLAFLGSAPRGCLREHAAGHITASAVVYSHDGREVLLTLHPRVGLWIQLGGHCEESDETVADAALREATEESGIEGLVLDPELYGVQAHPITCSLGVPTRHLDLLFRITAPAGAVPVRSHESTDLRWWPVDALPPNAEVLLR; from the coding sequence ATGACCGCTGAGTCGCTGCATGCCTCGGCCACCAAGCTGCTCGAAACCTGGAACCCCGCAACGGGTCCCGAGCGCTCGCTGCGGGAGGCCGTGCTCGCCTTCCTGGGCTCCGCGCCGCGGGGGTGCCTGCGCGAGCATGCCGCCGGGCACATCACCGCGTCCGCGGTGGTCTACTCCCACGACGGTCGCGAGGTGCTGCTGACGCTGCACCCCCGAGTCGGACTCTGGATCCAGCTCGGCGGGCACTGCGAGGAGAGCGACGAGACCGTCGCCGACGCCGCACTGCGTGAGGCGACCGAGGAGTCCGGGATCGAGGGCTTGGTCCTGGATCCGGAACTGTATGGCGTGCAGGCGCATCCGATCACCTGCTCGCTGGGTGTGCCGACGCGGCACCTGGATCTGCTGTTCCGGATCACCGCTCCGGCGGGCGCGGTGCCGGTACGCAGCCACGAGTCGACGGATCTGCGCTGGTGGCCGGTCGACGCGCTGCCGCCGAATGCCGAAGTGCTGCTGCGCTGA
- a CDS encoding alkane 1-monooxygenase produces MQSAGKPAGSPDPKRHLWVLGLIAPSCALLPSQLVLHTGQPVFWWIGPIIVLIVIPILDWLVGEDGSNPRDEDYELLSNDRYYRWCTYLFLPIQLAGLGIACFMWAGNDLSVLDKLGLAATLGFVSGIGINAAHELGHRVEHLERWLAKVALAQSCYGHFFVEHNRGHHVRVATPEDPASGRLGESLWEFLPRSVIGGFRSAIGLERERLARKGKRWWSPHNHILQAWSMSIVLFGGLVAVFGIGALPYLLLQAVIGAALLETVNYVEHYGLLRERRPNGNYARCSARDSWNSDRLVTNIFLFHLQRHSDHHANPGRRYQTLRSSMQAPQLPAGYASMIVFAAIPPLWRAVMDQRVIAHYDGDISRANIQPRKRRRMLAAKEATA; encoded by the coding sequence GTGCAATCGGCTGGCAAACCTGCGGGGTCTCCCGATCCCAAACGCCATCTGTGGGTTCTCGGCCTGATCGCTCCCTCTTGCGCTCTCCTGCCCTCCCAGCTGGTGCTTCACACCGGGCAACCGGTGTTCTGGTGGATCGGGCCGATCATCGTGCTCATCGTCATCCCGATCCTGGATTGGCTGGTGGGCGAGGACGGCAGCAACCCGCGTGACGAGGACTACGAACTGTTGTCCAACGACCGCTACTACCGTTGGTGCACTTACCTTTTCCTGCCGATCCAGTTGGCCGGTCTGGGCATCGCCTGTTTCATGTGGGCCGGCAATGACCTCAGCGTCCTCGACAAGCTCGGCCTCGCGGCGACTCTCGGTTTCGTCAGCGGCATCGGCATCAACGCCGCGCACGAGCTCGGGCACCGGGTGGAGCATCTGGAGCGCTGGCTGGCGAAAGTCGCGCTCGCGCAGTCCTGCTACGGCCACTTCTTCGTGGAGCACAACCGCGGCCACCACGTCCGGGTCGCGACACCGGAGGACCCGGCCAGTGGACGACTAGGCGAATCCCTGTGGGAGTTCCTGCCGCGCAGCGTGATCGGCGGTTTCCGCTCGGCCATCGGGCTGGAACGCGAGCGCCTGGCGCGCAAGGGCAAGCGCTGGTGGAGCCCGCACAACCACATCCTGCAGGCCTGGTCGATGTCGATCGTGCTGTTCGGCGGCCTGGTCGCGGTCTTCGGCATCGGCGCGCTGCCATACCTGTTGCTACAGGCGGTGATCGGGGCGGCGCTGCTGGAAACCGTGAACTACGTCGAGCATTACGGGCTACTACGCGAGCGGCGGCCCAACGGGAACTACGCGCGCTGCTCCGCGCGCGACAGCTGGAACAGCGACCGCCTCGTCACCAACATCTTCCTGTTCCACCTGCAGCGGCACAGCGACCACCACGCCAACCCGGGCCGCCGCTACCAAACCCTGCGCAGCTCTATGCAGGCTCCGCAACTGCCCGCCGGATACGCCTCGATGATCGTGTTCGCGGCCATCCCGCCGCTGTGGCGGGCGGTGATGGACCAGCGCGTTATCGCGCACTACGACGGCGATATCAGCCGCGCCAACATCCAGCCACGCAAGCGCCGCCGCATGCTCGCGGCGAAGGAGGCGACCGCGTAA